In Streptomyces sp. NBC_00878, a single window of DNA contains:
- a CDS encoding cytochrome ubiquinol oxidase subunit I, translated as MFSTAAHLANTPDQLLPARELMAFTLASHILLVPFGVALPFITLLMHHRALRQGDPVALTLARRWSAVMAVQFAIGIITGTVLSFEFGLLWPGMMGRWGDVFGLGFGIEAWAFFLEAVLIAIYLYGWRRLKPWTHFWLAVPLPLTALMGTFGIIAANSWMNTPQGFRLDAQGNPVDVNVQQAIFTPMFGPEYWHFVVAMLLTAGYVVAGVYAVGWLRGRRDRYHRLGFTVPFTVAAILTPVQFMLGDSAARAVFHKQPIKFAATEIVWKTDTHVPEYMFGRLHPDGTISGGLKIPQLDSILAGFSPDTKVTGLSSVPASDRPTATQATIAHWAFDIMVTVGSVLILLALWYAWSWWRHRDNPRSRWFYRCAAIAGVACLVTVECGWITTEVGRQPWIVYNHMRVSEAVTSTRAGSLWAMLGIVMAVYVAVFGAFLAVILKMRTRWRIADEGSADVRAALPPETDTPYGPRSEPEPAAAGAAPGGGSDHTSGGA; from the coding sequence ATGTTCAGCACCGCGGCCCATCTCGCGAACACACCGGACCAACTCCTGCCGGCTCGGGAGCTGATGGCCTTCACCCTGGCCTCACACATCCTGCTGGTCCCGTTCGGGGTGGCACTGCCGTTCATCACTCTGCTGATGCACCACCGGGCGCTCCGCCAGGGCGACCCCGTCGCCCTCACACTCGCCCGGCGCTGGTCGGCGGTGATGGCCGTCCAGTTCGCCATCGGCATCATCACCGGCACCGTGCTGTCCTTCGAGTTCGGACTGCTGTGGCCCGGCATGATGGGGCGCTGGGGAGACGTGTTCGGCCTCGGGTTCGGCATCGAGGCATGGGCGTTCTTCCTGGAGGCCGTCCTGATCGCCATCTACCTCTACGGCTGGCGCCGCCTCAAGCCCTGGACCCACTTCTGGCTCGCCGTACCGCTGCCGCTGACCGCCCTGATGGGGACGTTCGGCATCATCGCGGCCAACTCCTGGATGAACACCCCACAGGGGTTCCGCCTGGACGCCCAGGGCAATCCCGTCGACGTCAACGTGCAGCAGGCGATCTTCACACCGATGTTCGGCCCCGAGTACTGGCACTTCGTGGTCGCGATGCTCCTGACCGCCGGTTACGTGGTCGCCGGCGTGTACGCGGTCGGCTGGCTGCGCGGGCGCCGCGACCGATACCACCGGCTCGGCTTCACCGTGCCCTTCACGGTTGCCGCGATTCTCACTCCGGTCCAGTTCATGCTCGGCGACTCCGCCGCTCGCGCCGTCTTCCACAAGCAGCCGATCAAGTTCGCCGCCACGGAGATCGTCTGGAAGACCGACACCCACGTACCGGAGTACATGTTCGGGCGTCTGCATCCCGACGGAACGATCTCCGGCGGTCTCAAGATCCCCCAGCTGGACTCGATCCTCGCCGGATTCAGCCCGGACACCAAGGTGACGGGCCTGTCGTCGGTCCCCGCGAGCGACCGCCCGACGGCGACTCAGGCCACCATCGCCCACTGGGCCTTCGACATCATGGTCACCGTCGGCAGCGTGCTGATCCTGCTCGCGCTCTGGTACGCCTGGTCCTGGTGGCGGCATCGGGACAACCCCCGCAGCCGCTGGTTCTACCGCTGCGCCGCGATCGCGGGAGTCGCCTGCCTGGTCACCGTGGAGTGCGGCTGGATCACCACGGAGGTCGGCCGCCAGCCCTGGATCGTCTACAACCACATGAGGGTCTCGGAGGCGGTGACCAGCACGCGCGCCGGATCGCTGTGGGCGATGCTCGGCATCGTCATGGCCGTGTACGTAGCTGTTTTCGGCGCGTTCCTCGCCGTCATCCTGAAGATGCGCACTCGCTGGCGCATCGCCGACGAAGGCTCGGCCGACGTGCGCGCCGCACTGCCGCCGGAGACCGACACCCCCTACGGGCCCCGGAGCGAGCCCGAGCCCGCAGCCGCCGGGGCCGCGCCCGGTGGCGGGTCCGACCACACCTCCGGCGGTGCGTAG